The Phoenix dactylifera cultivar Barhee BC4 chromosome 12, palm_55x_up_171113_PBpolish2nd_filt_p, whole genome shotgun sequence genome has a window encoding:
- the LOC103703476 gene encoding homeobox-leucine zipper protein ROC2-like isoform X2, with product MPTGIMIPARNVPSMIGRNTGAGYGSSSALSLGQPSILEGQQLPLQHQHQLVEIPQTTTAESEMVRTREEDFESKSGSENIEGASGDDQDANQRPRKKRYHRHTQHQIQEMEAFFKECPHPDDKQRKELSRELGLEPLQVKFWFQNKRTQMKTQHERQENAHLRADNEKLRTENLRYKEALSNASCPSCGGPAALGEMSFDEHHLRIENARLREEIDRISGIAAKYVGKPVVSYPLLSPPITSRSPLDLVVSGAFGVQPGIGGETFGAGELLRSVSCQPEFEKPMVIELAVAAMEELIRMAQLGEPLWAPGLENPIETLNEEEYIRTFPRGIGPKPFGFKSEASRETAVVIMNHINLVEILMDVNQWSSVFSSIVSRALTFEVLSTGVAGNYNGALQVMSAEFQVPSPLVPTRESLFVRYCKQHADGTWAVVDVSLDSLRPSPVLRCRRRPSGCLIQEMPNGYSKVIWVEHVEVDDRSVHNIYKPLVNSGLAFGAKRWVSTLDRQCERLASVMASNIPSGDIGVITSPEGRKSMLKLAERMVMSFCGGVTASTTHQWTTLSGSGAEDVRVMTRKSIDDPGRPPGIVLNAATSFWLPVPPKRVFDFLRDESSRSEWDILSNGGVVQEMAHIANGRDHGNCVSLLRVNSANSNQSNMLILQESCTDPTGSYVIYAPVDFAAMNVVLNGGDPNYVALLPSGFAILPDGPTGSIGEVGSGGSLLTVAFQILVDSVPTAKLSLGSVATVNSLIACTVERIKAAVSGENAQQA from the exons ATGCCTACAGGTATCATGATTCCGGCAAGAAATGTGCCGTCGATGATCGGAAGGAATACCGGTGCTGGCTATGGGTCCTCATCAGCACTGTCCCTTGGCCAG CCAAGCATTTTGGAAGGGCAGCAACTCCCACTCCAACACCAGCATCAGCTTGTGGAGATCCCGCAGACAACCACGGCCGAGAGCGAGATGGTAAGGACTCGGGAAGAGGACTTCGAGAGCAAGTCGGGAAGTGAGAATATAGAGGGGGCATCCGGTGATGACCAGGATGCCAACCAGCGGCCGCGAAAGAAGCGTTACCACCGCCATACCCAGCATCAGATCCAGGAGATGGAAGC TTTCTTCAAGGAATGCCCCCACCCTGATGACAAGCAGCGAAAGGAGCTGAGCCGAGAGCTTGGGTTAGAGCCCCTCCAAGTCAAGTTCTGGTTCCAAAACAAGCGCACCCAAATGAAG ACTCAACATGAGCGGCAGGAGAACGCTCATCTAAGGGCCGACAATGAGAAGCTCCGGACTGAGAACTTGAGGTACAAGGAAGCCCTCAGCAACGCCTCATGCCCCAGCTGTGGTGGTCCCGCTGCTCTTGGGGAGATGTCCTTCGACGAACACCATCTGAGGATCGAGAATGCTCGGTTAAGGGAGGAG ATCGATCGCATATCCGGAATCGCTGCGAAGTACGTTGGGAAGCCAGTGGTGTCGTACCCGCTGCTCTCTCCTCCAATAACTTCACGCTCGCCGCTGGATCTTGTGGTGAGCGGGGCGTTTGGGGTCCAACCAGGCATTGGAGGTGAAACATTTGGAGCTGGGGAGCTGCTTAGGAGTGTTTCATGCCagcccgagttcgagaagccaaTGGTTATCGAGCTCGCGGTGGCTGCAATGGAGGAGCTTATTCGGATGGCACAGCTTGGTGAGCCACTTTGGGCCCCGGGGCTCGAAAACCCAATTGAAACCCTAAATGAAGAGGAATACATCAGGACGTTTCCGAGAGGTATCGGTCCGAAACCATTTGGATTCAAGTCAGAGGCCTCTCGCGAGACTGCAGTGGTCATCATGAATCACATCAATCTCGTTGAGATACTCATGGATGTG aATCAATGGTCCTCGGTGTTTTCTAGCATTGTGTCAAGAGCTTTAACTTTTGAAGTGCTATCAACCGGAGTAGCAGGAAACTATAATGGAGCTCTGCAAGTg ATGTCGGCAGAATTTCAAGTACCGTCTCCGCTGGTTCCAACTCGTGAGAGTTTATTTGTGAGGTATTGCAAGCAACATGCCGATGGAACCTGGGCAGTAGTTGATGTTTCCTTGGACAGCTTACGCCCCAGCCCTGTATTGAGATGTCGAAGAAGGCCATCAGGCTGCTTGATTCAAGAAATGCCAAATGGTtactcaaag GTGATTTGGGTTGAACATGTTGAAGTAGATGATAGGTCTGTTCACAATATATACAAGCCTTTGGTTAACTCAGGCCTAGCGTTTGGTGCGAAACGGTGGGTCAGTACTCTGGATCGGCAGTGTGAGCGCCTAGCAAGCGTAATGGCTAGCAACATCCCCTCTGGGGACATTGGTG TAATAACTAGTCCagaagggaggaagagcatGTTGAAGCTAGCTGAGAGGATGGTTATGAGCTTTTGTGGTGGTGTGACTGCCTCAACTACACATCAGTGGACTACTTTATCTGGTAGTGGTGCAGAGGATGTTAGGGTTATGACGAGAAAGAGCATTGATGATCCCGGCAGGCCGCCTGGTATCGTCCTCAATGCTGCCACTTCCTTCTGGCTTCCTGTTCCACCAAAGAGGGTCTTCGATTTCCTCCGTGATGAGAGCTCTCGTAGTGAG TGGGATATCCTCTCCAATGGTGGCGTGGTTCAGGAAATGGCTCACATCGCCAACGGCCGAGATCATGGCAACTGCGTCTCCCTCCTCCGCGTCAAT AGCGCAAACTCAAACCAGAGCAACATGCTGATACTACAAGAGAGCTGCACCGACCCGACGGGCTCCTACGTGATCTATGCACCAGTAGATTTTGCTGCTATGAATGTGGTTCTAAATGGTGGTGACCCCAACTATGTTGCACTTCTGCCATCAGGCTTCGCCATCCTCCCTGATGGCCCTACTGGGAGCATAGGGGAGGTTGGTTCTGGTGGATCCCTCCTGACCGTTGCGTTCCAAATCCTGGTCGACTCAGTCCCAACTGCCAAACTCTCCCTTGGTTCAGTGGCGACCGTCAACAGCCTCATCGCCTGCACTGTCGAAAGAATCAAGGCTGCGGTCTCGGGTGAAAATGCCCAGCAAGCCTAA
- the LOC103703476 gene encoding homeobox-leucine zipper protein ROC2-like isoform X1, with translation MASLVPSILEGQQLPLQHQHQLVEIPQTTTAESEMVRTREEDFESKSGSENIEGASGDDQDANQRPRKKRYHRHTQHQIQEMEAFFKECPHPDDKQRKELSRELGLEPLQVKFWFQNKRTQMKTQHERQENAHLRADNEKLRTENLRYKEALSNASCPSCGGPAALGEMSFDEHHLRIENARLREEIDRISGIAAKYVGKPVVSYPLLSPPITSRSPLDLVVSGAFGVQPGIGGETFGAGELLRSVSCQPEFEKPMVIELAVAAMEELIRMAQLGEPLWAPGLENPIETLNEEEYIRTFPRGIGPKPFGFKSEASRETAVVIMNHINLVEILMDVNQWSSVFSSIVSRALTFEVLSTGVAGNYNGALQVMSAEFQVPSPLVPTRESLFVRYCKQHADGTWAVVDVSLDSLRPSPVLRCRRRPSGCLIQEMPNGYSKVIWVEHVEVDDRSVHNIYKPLVNSGLAFGAKRWVSTLDRQCERLASVMASNIPSGDIGVITSPEGRKSMLKLAERMVMSFCGGVTASTTHQWTTLSGSGAEDVRVMTRKSIDDPGRPPGIVLNAATSFWLPVPPKRVFDFLRDESSRSEWDILSNGGVVQEMAHIANGRDHGNCVSLLRVNSANSNQSNMLILQESCTDPTGSYVIYAPVDFAAMNVVLNGGDPNYVALLPSGFAILPDGPTGSIGEVGSGGSLLTVAFQILVDSVPTAKLSLGSVATVNSLIACTVERIKAAVSGENAQQA, from the exons ATGGCTTCTCTCGTG CCAAGCATTTTGGAAGGGCAGCAACTCCCACTCCAACACCAGCATCAGCTTGTGGAGATCCCGCAGACAACCACGGCCGAGAGCGAGATGGTAAGGACTCGGGAAGAGGACTTCGAGAGCAAGTCGGGAAGTGAGAATATAGAGGGGGCATCCGGTGATGACCAGGATGCCAACCAGCGGCCGCGAAAGAAGCGTTACCACCGCCATACCCAGCATCAGATCCAGGAGATGGAAGC TTTCTTCAAGGAATGCCCCCACCCTGATGACAAGCAGCGAAAGGAGCTGAGCCGAGAGCTTGGGTTAGAGCCCCTCCAAGTCAAGTTCTGGTTCCAAAACAAGCGCACCCAAATGAAG ACTCAACATGAGCGGCAGGAGAACGCTCATCTAAGGGCCGACAATGAGAAGCTCCGGACTGAGAACTTGAGGTACAAGGAAGCCCTCAGCAACGCCTCATGCCCCAGCTGTGGTGGTCCCGCTGCTCTTGGGGAGATGTCCTTCGACGAACACCATCTGAGGATCGAGAATGCTCGGTTAAGGGAGGAG ATCGATCGCATATCCGGAATCGCTGCGAAGTACGTTGGGAAGCCAGTGGTGTCGTACCCGCTGCTCTCTCCTCCAATAACTTCACGCTCGCCGCTGGATCTTGTGGTGAGCGGGGCGTTTGGGGTCCAACCAGGCATTGGAGGTGAAACATTTGGAGCTGGGGAGCTGCTTAGGAGTGTTTCATGCCagcccgagttcgagaagccaaTGGTTATCGAGCTCGCGGTGGCTGCAATGGAGGAGCTTATTCGGATGGCACAGCTTGGTGAGCCACTTTGGGCCCCGGGGCTCGAAAACCCAATTGAAACCCTAAATGAAGAGGAATACATCAGGACGTTTCCGAGAGGTATCGGTCCGAAACCATTTGGATTCAAGTCAGAGGCCTCTCGCGAGACTGCAGTGGTCATCATGAATCACATCAATCTCGTTGAGATACTCATGGATGTG aATCAATGGTCCTCGGTGTTTTCTAGCATTGTGTCAAGAGCTTTAACTTTTGAAGTGCTATCAACCGGAGTAGCAGGAAACTATAATGGAGCTCTGCAAGTg ATGTCGGCAGAATTTCAAGTACCGTCTCCGCTGGTTCCAACTCGTGAGAGTTTATTTGTGAGGTATTGCAAGCAACATGCCGATGGAACCTGGGCAGTAGTTGATGTTTCCTTGGACAGCTTACGCCCCAGCCCTGTATTGAGATGTCGAAGAAGGCCATCAGGCTGCTTGATTCAAGAAATGCCAAATGGTtactcaaag GTGATTTGGGTTGAACATGTTGAAGTAGATGATAGGTCTGTTCACAATATATACAAGCCTTTGGTTAACTCAGGCCTAGCGTTTGGTGCGAAACGGTGGGTCAGTACTCTGGATCGGCAGTGTGAGCGCCTAGCAAGCGTAATGGCTAGCAACATCCCCTCTGGGGACATTGGTG TAATAACTAGTCCagaagggaggaagagcatGTTGAAGCTAGCTGAGAGGATGGTTATGAGCTTTTGTGGTGGTGTGACTGCCTCAACTACACATCAGTGGACTACTTTATCTGGTAGTGGTGCAGAGGATGTTAGGGTTATGACGAGAAAGAGCATTGATGATCCCGGCAGGCCGCCTGGTATCGTCCTCAATGCTGCCACTTCCTTCTGGCTTCCTGTTCCACCAAAGAGGGTCTTCGATTTCCTCCGTGATGAGAGCTCTCGTAGTGAG TGGGATATCCTCTCCAATGGTGGCGTGGTTCAGGAAATGGCTCACATCGCCAACGGCCGAGATCATGGCAACTGCGTCTCCCTCCTCCGCGTCAAT AGCGCAAACTCAAACCAGAGCAACATGCTGATACTACAAGAGAGCTGCACCGACCCGACGGGCTCCTACGTGATCTATGCACCAGTAGATTTTGCTGCTATGAATGTGGTTCTAAATGGTGGTGACCCCAACTATGTTGCACTTCTGCCATCAGGCTTCGCCATCCTCCCTGATGGCCCTACTGGGAGCATAGGGGAGGTTGGTTCTGGTGGATCCCTCCTGACCGTTGCGTTCCAAATCCTGGTCGACTCAGTCCCAACTGCCAAACTCTCCCTTGGTTCAGTGGCGACCGTCAACAGCCTCATCGCCTGCACTGTCGAAAGAATCAAGGCTGCGGTCTCGGGTGAAAATGCCCAGCAAGCCTAA